The Engraulis encrasicolus isolate BLACKSEA-1 chromosome 4, IST_EnEncr_1.0, whole genome shotgun sequence genome includes a window with the following:
- the zpd gene encoding zona pellucida glycoprotein d: protein MLRLYSMVYSWSRPKQQFSLGKKHKQLFNAACQTVTLSDNIMHRHLSKATVGLHCAVISFCLFACVAGVCNVAHCSNPSTCILSFDGQSCKCAPRYYGDLCEKVASVQLLCGMDYITIAINEDFFKYYNVPVESLHLANKSCRAHKEDISGVQYYMVQTTKEKYAACGGKPLEKNITHIAYSLTLMSEPNVHENIIRDPTVKIDYTCVYPYMRTISLPFPVIPFASETIMRIDDLDAKVEMSLFKDHTYTDAFSSAPMLQLRDRVYVQVSVTEPRDFFLLSVQECWASQSAEHNDTSALTYTLLSNGCVKDDTVVFEDDALSDSTLNGQGSTVRYSFSMFRFVAQPSVLYLHCRVNLCTNEDAEPCRPTCKSIVKRAAERVDSEEGNQGLLSYGPIKVHTAEAPTSKLVLMLMLPVGAVWLLGLVLLILTTYAKTRARGSPSTL, encoded by the exons ATGCTGCGTTTATATTCTATGGTGTACAGCTGGTCGCGTCCCAAACAACAATTTTCATtaggaaaaaaacacaagcaaCTCTTTAACGCAGCTTGTCAAACGGTGACTTTATCAGACAATATCATGCATCGTCATCTTTCAAAG gcaactgtaggcctacattgcgcGGTGATTTCTTTCTGCCTATTTGCATGTGTTGCTG GAGTATGCAatgttgcacattgcagtaacCCCAGCACCTGTATATTATCTTTTGATGGGCAGAGCTGTAAATGTGCTCCAAGATATTATGGAGATCTTTGTGAAAAAG TGGCTTCGGTGCAACTCTTGTGCGGCATGGACTACATCACCATCGCAATCAACGAGGATTTCTTCAAGtattacaacgtcccagtggAATCTCTGCACTTGGCAAACAAGAGCTGCCGAGCACATAAGGAAGACATCTCTGGTGTCCAGTATTACATGGTGCAAACCACCAAAGAAAAGTATGCTGCCTGTGGAGGCAAACCTCTggag AAAAATATCACACACATTGCATATTCCTTGACACTGATGTCAGAGCCAAACGTGCACGAGAATATCATCCGAGATCCCACTGTGAAGATTGATTACACATGTGTGTACCCTTACATGCGAACAATCAGCCTTCCCTTCCCTGTAATACCCTTCGCAAG TGAGACAATCATGCGGATCGATGATTTGGACGCAAAGGTGGAAATGTCCCTGTTTAAGGACCACACCTACACCGATGCCTTCAGCAGCGCTCCCATGCTTCAGCTCAGGGACAGAGTGTATGTTCAGGTGTCCGTCACGGAGCCCAGAGATTTCTTCCTGTTAAGTGTGCAGGAATGCTGGGCTTCCCAGTCAGCGGAGCACAACGACACCTCAGCCTTGACTTACACGCTGCTTTCGAACGG GTGTGTGAAGGATGACACTGTAGTGTTTGAGGATGATGCGCTGAGTGACAGTACTTTGAACGGCCAGGGCTCCACTGTGCGCTACTCCTTCAGCATGTTCCGCTTCGTAGCCCAGCCCAGTGTCCTCTACCTGCACTGCAGGGTGAACCTGTGCACTAACGAGGATGCTGAGCCATGCAGACCT ACGTGCAAAAGCATTGTCAAGAGAGCCGCTGAAAGAGTGGACTCGGAGGAGGGAAATCAAGGTCTGCTGTCCTATGGCCCAATTAAAGTACACACCGCAGAGGCTCCTACATCCA AGCTGGTGCTTATGCTGATGCTTCCTGTGGGCGCAGTGTGGCTCCTTGGATTGGTTCTTCTCATCCTCACCACTTATGCCAAGACCAGAGCCAGAGGATCTCCTTCGACTTTATGA
- the mmp15a gene encoding matrix metalloproteinase-15 — protein sequence MLNRCGRFSPGLIKWIIFPLWLPIISNFEAFAQDDPFNAESWLRKYGYLSQASQQMSTMQSAQILLNAVSEMQRFYGIEVTGKMDQATIDAMKRPRCGVPDRFIQSDEGASRRKRFVLTGQKWEKSKLTYSILNHTPKIGQERSFDALRKAFQVWEKVTPLQINEIPHRDIKNGSQGEPDILVLFASGFHGDMSLFDGEGGSLAHAFFPGPGMGGDTHFDLDEPWTLDRHDEQGVDLFLVAVHEFGHALGLEHSNNPSAIMAPFYQWMNTDKFTLHQDDLDGIHEIYGHPVHDSTPATPTRPTYREPHITSTVARRVTPRPRPRPTQPHVPPVAPTRRTYRPRPTERSDSGPPDICDGDFDTVAMLRGEMFVFKGRWFWRVRRNRVLDNYPMPISVFWTGLPDNIDAAYERHDGKFVFFKGSQYWVFREADVEPGYPQDLFRYGQGIPTDRIDTAVWWEPAGYTYFFRGDRYWRFREETRTVDQGYPKAVSVWNGIPDFIKGAFLSDDGAYTYFYKGTEYWRLDNTKLKVDSGYPRSIIKDFMGCPVDWNPDVVTRTDVEDTDRTPDRDPDRDRDGGAGVDPTTKNKHPNKDGRDEDDDDDDEDEGKERDVVVKVSDRDDHVITLVLITVPLVLILCILGVIYVIIATLKNKETPKLLVHCKRSLQEWV from the exons ATGTTAAACCGATGCGGACGCTTCTCTCCTGGATTGATCAAGTGGATTATTTTCCCTTTGTGGTTACCAATTATTAGTAACTTCGAGGCATTTGCTCAAGATGATCCTTTCAACGCCGAG TCCTGGTTGCGGAAGTATGGCTACTTGTCCCAGGCTAGCCAGCAGATGTCGACCATGCAGTCCGCACAGATTCTCCTGAACGCCGTCAGTGAGATGCAGCGCTTTTATGGCATTGAGGTTACAGGGAAGATGGACCAAGCTACCATTGA TGCCATGAAGAGACCACGTTGTGGTGTGCCAGACCGCTTTATACAGTCAGATGAAGGAGCATCGCGAAGAAAAAGATTTGTACTCACTGGCCAAAAATGGGAAAAGTCTAAATTAACATACAG CATTCTAAACCACACGCCTAAGATTGGCCAGGAAAGGTCTTTTGATGCGCTGCGCAAGGCCTTCCAGGTGTGGGAGAAGGTGACCCCGCTTCAGATCAACGAGATCCCCCACCGGGACATCAAGAACGGCAGCCAGGGGGAGCCGGACATCCTGGTGCTGTTTGCCTCTGGGTTCCATGGTGACATGTCCCTGTTTGACGGAGAGGGAGGCTCCCTGGCCCACGCTTTCTTCCCAGGCCCGGGGATGGGAGGAGACACGCACTTCGACCTGGACGAGCCCTGGACACTCGATCGGCATGATGAGCAAG GTGTTGATCTTTTCCTTGTGGCCGTCCATGAGTTTGGTCACGCTCTCGGGCTGGAGCACTCCAACAACCCCTCAGCCATCATGGCCCCTTTCTACCAGTGGATGAACACCGACAAATTCACCCTACACCAGGACGACTTGGATGGCATCCATGAGATCTATG GGCATCCAGTGCACGACTCGACCCCGGCCACCCCTACCAGACCAACGTATAGGGAGCCCCACATTACCTCTACTGTGGCCCGACGAGTGACCCCAAGACCAAGGCCGAGACCCACGCAGCCCCATGTCCCGCCTGTGGCTCCCACCAGAAGGACCTATCGCCCTCGACCCACGGAGCGCTCCGACAGTGGACCCCCAGATATCTGTGATGGGGACTTTGACACGGTCGCCATGCTACGAGGAGAGATGTTTGTTTTCAAG GGTCGTTGGTTCTGGAGAGTGCGAAGGAACCGGGTGTTGGACAATTACCCGATGCCCATTTCAGTGTTTTGGACGGGCCTGCCGGATAACATAGATGCTGCCTACGAACGTCATGATGGCAAATTCGTCTTTTTCAAAG GGAGTCAGTATTGGGTTTTCAGAGAGGCTGACGTGGAGCCTGGATATCCCCAGGACCTGTTTCGTTACGGCCAAGGCATCCCCACTGACCGCATCGACACGGCTGTTTGGTGGGAGCCTGCAGGATACACGTACTTCTTCAGGGGAGATAG GTACTGGCGCTTCAGGGAAGAGACCCGTACTGTAGACCAAGGCTACCCCAAAGCAGTGAGCGTATGGAACGGCATCCCTGACTTCATCAAAGGCGCCTTTCTCAGCGACGACGGAG CGTACACATACTTCTACAAAGGCACTGAATACTGGAGACTTGACAACACCAAGCTGAAGGTGGACTCCGGATACCCCCGATCCATCATCAAGGACTTCATGGGCTGCCCGGTGGACTGGAACCCCGACGTGGTCACCAGGACGGACGTGGAGGACACCGACCGGACCCCGGACAGAGACCCAGACCGCGATCGAGATGGAGGAGCCGGCGTAGACCCGACGACCAAGAACAAACATCCAAACAAAGATGGcagagatgaggatgatgatgatgatgatgaagatgaggggaaggagagggatgTGGTGGTGAAGGTGAGCGACAGGGACGACCACGTCATCACGCTGGTGCTGATCACCGTTCCACTAGTGCTCATCCTGTGCATTCTGGGAGTCATTTACGTCATCATCGCCACCCTCAAGAACAAGGAGACGCCAAAACTGCTGGTGCATTGCAAACGCTCGCTGCAGGAGTGGGTCTGA